Below is a genomic region from Methanobacterium sp..
CCTTAGAATTAATGTATATTAGATTAAAATTTTCAAGTTTTAAAAGGGATTACAAGCGGGATAAAATGGCCAACAAGGGTTCACGTGTAGAAAGAGAATTAGTTAAAATGCTATGGAATGCAGATTGTGCAGCTATGAGGGCTCCAGCATCTGGAGGAGCAACTAAAAAGCCACTTCCTGATATTATCGCAGGTAACGGCAAGGTTTATCTTGCAATTGAGGTTAAATCAACTTCTGCAGATCATATTTATATTAACTCTGAAAAAATAATGGGATTAAAAGAATTTTCAGAGATTTTTGGTGCAGAACCTTATTTGGGAGCTAAATTTAAGAATAAAAAATGGCGTTTTGTGCATTTACATGATCTCGCTAAAACTAGGGGAGATAATTACAAAGTTACAGTTGATTTGGCCTTCAGCAAAGGTTTAGAATTTGATGAATTAATCAGGAAAGATAAACAGCTCAAATTATCATGAATTAATTCTCGTAGTGAATCTTTCTATTTTTAAATAAACCAATTTGAGTTGTTTATATCTCTAAAAAACAGTGCTAAATGAGTAAATTATATATGCTCCTAAGTTTACTAATAATTATTCATATGTCGTATATACTTGATAGGAGGAGTTTAAACGAATAAAAAAATAGGAGTAGCATTAATAATAGTTGTTTTAGCAGCTGTAGTTTTTGTTTCAGGATGTACTCAGCCAGGAAATAACACTACTCAACAAAATAACACTACTGTACAGCAGAATGCATCAAATACATCAAGTGCTAAGGCAGTTGATGTGGTGGCAACTCAATCTGGGCCTAAAACAGCCAAAAAAGGTGATAATGTAACCATTACTTACAAAGTTACAAATAATGGAAATGAACAGGTAGCTGATGTAAAAATTAGCAGTCAAGACTTTGAACAAACTATTGGAACCTTAAATCCTGGAGAAACCAGAACATTCACTCATCAGATACATATACCTACAGATAAAGAAGTTCAACAGGATTTCGGCGCTAATGCTACAGTTTCAAACCCGTTCTATATTGGTGGATTTAGCGTAAGCTTCACTGATACCAGCGGTGCTAAACATTCAGTACTCTCTAATTCCATAAACATAAACTTGAGTTAAACCCTGTAAATACAGGGATATATTTTTTTTAATTATTTTTTAATTATTCTAAAAATTAGATATTTATTTTGACTATTATTTTTGTAATGTAGCTTGGGGCTGTTGATCCTCATTTAATATAGTATCTGGATTTCTATTTTTGTAAACTATGGAATTTGCCAAAATAATTATTGTACTACTTATTACAAATATAATATTATTTGGGGTGCATTACATTATAATATAATTGGGGATTACCTGAAACTTTGACAATTTTATCTTTAAAAATTGGAAGTGATCATGGGATGAAAATGGCAAAAAATAAAGGATATAAAATTGTTTTAACAGCTAATAGGACACTCATGAGTCATTATAATGGATTAGTGTTTCTGGGATTTGGGGCATGTGTGTCTAAGGGAGTAATACCCGATAAATTATATTTTTCGGCATTTTGTCCATCCATTGGAGTAAATAGAGATGGTTCAACTACGAATGCACCGTGTGGAACCAGAAAAATTGAAGCTGCACTGCTAAACAATGGCTTTAAAAGTGAAGATATTATGGTTGCCCACCCTGACCACTTAGATAAAGTAATTGGCCCAAATACCAAAGTTTTGTCTATAACAGAAATTGATCCCCTTGGAATAGCCCCTGCAACATCTATGTTTCGAAATATGTTCGGTGGAGAAGCTTACATGTCAATAAAGTTCGAAGAACTACTGAATCACCCTAATGTACAAGAATACAAACCTAAAATTATTATAGGTGGGCCTGGGGCATGGCAGCTTGAAGATGCTGAGATCAGGAATAGGTTTGGATTGGACAGTGTCATTATTGGAGATGGCGAAAAAGTGGTGGGTAAACTTGTTGAAAAAGCAGTAAACAACAAGGAACTGCCTGGTGTTGTCCATGGAGAAGTAGTAGGAGAGGAAGAAATACCTCTAATTAAAAACCCAACTATAGATGGAATTGTGGAAATTTCAAGGGGATGCGGACGCGGATGTAAGTTTTGCGCCCCAAATCTTAAGCGATTCCGGTGCTTACCTGTTGAACATATTCTTAAAGAAGTGGAATTGAATCTCCAGTCTGGAAGACAGCCATTACTTCATGCAGAGGATATTCTTAGATACAAGGCTAAAGGTTTTCATGTTAATACCGGAGCTGTAACTGACTTGTTCAGACAAATTTCAAGTTACCCTGAAGTTGATCAAGTTCAAATTAGTCATTTTGCCTTATCATCTGTTGCTAGTGCTCCAGATGCCGTGGAAGAGATATCAAACATTCTAAATCTTGGTGAAAATGGTAAATGGTTAAGTGGTCAAACAGGTATAGAAACTGGCAGCCCTCGATTAATCAATGACATTATGGGTGGCAAATGTAAACCTTATACTCCTGAGGAATGGCCTCAAGTTGTAATGGACGCGTTTCAGATCTTATCCGATAATTCATGGGTCCCTGTTTCCACTTTAATCATTGGAATTCCTGGTGAAACCGAGCATGATATACAGTTGACAATTGATCTGGTTCGGGAATTAAAAGAGTTCAAAAGTATAATTGTTCCTTTGTTTTTTGTTTCTCAAGGGGGCTTGAGGAAAAAATCAGAATCGTTTTCAATGGATAAAATGACGCGTAAAGAATGTGAACTTTTAATGGAATCATGGCGCCACAGCTTAAATTGGGCAGAAATATTACTTGATGAATATTTCAAAATGGCAAAGGGTAACCATGTGAAATCATTCCTTGCAAAGAGAATTTTTGCTTTTAGCAGCCGTAAAGCCAAAGAAATGGTTAAAATGTGTGAAAATGAGTATGATTATAACATGCCTGCCATGGTAAACGATGCAAGAAATGGGGATGTAAAACTGTTACCACAACCCCTGCATTCCATTTATAATTATTTCATGCTTGAAAAAAGACAATAATGTCCAGAATACTCTATTTTTCTAATTTTTTATCTTCAGCAGACTTGTTTTTATCTTCTTTTGAATTTGTATCTGGATTCTCTTTTTTAAATGAAATAACTGCAGCATATGTAACTCCTAAAATTAGGGGGCCTAAAATGAAACCTACTAATCCAAATACAAGAGGTCCACACAAGAATCCAAGTATAAATATCAATGGATGAATATCTGCGTATCTGCCTGATAATTTAGGCCTCAAATAGAAATCAGCAACTATGCTCATGATAAGTCCAAGCATTAGTACTGCAACAGCTTTTATATAGCTTCCAGTTAAAAATCCATATGCAGCAAGTATTAATGGGATTGGCCAGTGCCCTATAAACGGTATAAGCTGGAAAAATCCAGTTAATATCCCTAAAAGTGAAGCAAATGGGTATCCTATAATTGCAAATCCAACACCTGCAAGTACACCTATTATAATACTTGTAAGAAAATGGCCCACAAATATGCTTTTTAGGACCTTTTCTACTTCTTTAAAGAGAGTATCGAAGTAATGTTCTCTCTCACTGGGGATTGCATATGTAATGTATTCCCATAACTTATCTCCATCCTTTGCTATATAGAAAGTGGACGCGAAGAATATGAAAAGTTCGAATAAAATGTCTGGAACTGATTTTAATTTTTCAACAAGGTAAGTTAAAATACTTTTTAAAATATCTCCCAGCGCTGCATGAACAGTGTTTAAAAATGAACCAACATATGTCTGATACCCCGAAGGTACATACTGCTGAATTGTGCTGTCATTTATGTTTCCTAAATTAGCGTTATTTGCTATTCCTGTTAGTAAAGGGATGGAT
It encodes:
- the hjc gene encoding Holliday junction resolvase Hjc, translating into MANKGSRVERELVKMLWNADCAAMRAPASGGATKKPLPDIIAGNGKVYLAIEVKSTSADHIYINSEKIMGLKEFSEIFGAEPYLGAKFKNKKWRFVHLHDLAKTRGDNYKVTVDLAFSKGLEFDELIRKDKQLKLS
- a CDS encoding radical SAM protein — encoded protein: MAKNKGYKIVLTANRTLMSHYNGLVFLGFGACVSKGVIPDKLYFSAFCPSIGVNRDGSTTNAPCGTRKIEAALLNNGFKSEDIMVAHPDHLDKVIGPNTKVLSITEIDPLGIAPATSMFRNMFGGEAYMSIKFEELLNHPNVQEYKPKIIIGGPGAWQLEDAEIRNRFGLDSVIIGDGEKVVGKLVEKAVNNKELPGVVHGEVVGEEEIPLIKNPTIDGIVEISRGCGRGCKFCAPNLKRFRCLPVEHILKEVELNLQSGRQPLLHAEDILRYKAKGFHVNTGAVTDLFRQISSYPEVDQVQISHFALSSVASAPDAVEEISNILNLGENGKWLSGQTGIETGSPRLINDIMGGKCKPYTPEEWPQVVMDAFQILSDNSWVPVSTLIIGIPGETEHDIQLTIDLVRELKEFKSIIVPLFFVSQGGLRKKSESFSMDKMTRKECELLMESWRHSLNWAEILLDEYFKMAKGNHVKSFLAKRIFAFSSRKAKEMVKMCENEYDYNMPAMVNDARNGDVKLLPQPLHSIYNYFMLEKRQ
- a CDS encoding CARDB domain-containing protein, whose protein sequence is MVVLAAVVFVSGCTQPGNNTTQQNNTTVQQNASNTSSAKAVDVVATQSGPKTAKKGDNVTITYKVTNNGNEQVADVKISSQDFEQTIGTLNPGETRTFTHQIHIPTDKEVQQDFGANATVSNPFYIGGFSVSFTDTSGAKHSVLSNSININLS
- a CDS encoding AI-2E family transporter, with translation MNYRIKGTLTSAIFVVAVLLLMSFFVLTPVFSAIILGAVFAYGIRPISKKMLPYLKFETVSIILSMILVILPLIVLIIIIINSSIESIPLLTGIANNANLGNINDSTIQQYVPSGYQTYVGSFLNTVHAALGDILKSILTYLVEKLKSVPDILFELFIFFASTFYIAKDGDKLWEYITYAIPSEREHYFDTLFKEVEKVLKSIFVGHFLTSIIIGVLAGVGFAIIGYPFASLLGILTGFFQLIPFIGHWPIPLILAAYGFLTGSYIKAVAVLMLGLIMSIVADFYLRPKLSGRYADIHPLIFILGFLCGPLVFGLVGFILGPLILGVTYAAVISFKKENPDTNSKEDKNKSAEDKKLEK